The proteins below come from a single Ictalurus punctatus breed USDA103 chromosome 24, Coco_2.0, whole genome shotgun sequence genomic window:
- the utp23 gene encoding rRNA-processing protein UTP23 homolog has product MKIKRQKHAKKTISFYKYNFGFREPFQILIDGTFCQAALKNKIQIKEQLPKYFMGEVQFCTTKCALKELETLSKDLYGAKLILQRFQIRRCKHKEPVPASQCLLSMLAETNAHHYFVATQDRELTKALMEIPGVPLIYIVLNTMVLDKPSACSVKHVEAVQLGELVSPHQQQSLQSLKVEQGLSKDGEERRGKKRKRKAGNPNPLSCLKKKKKNPMAQQPKMTDGEKKRRSRHRKRSAAGPSVSVNPNPSSAQS; this is encoded by the exons ATGAAGATAAAACGACAGAAACATGCGAAGAAGACGATCAGTTTCTATAAATACAACTTTGGTTTTCGGGAACCGTTTCAAATACTGATCGATGGGACTTTCTGTCAGGCTGCATTAAAGAATAAGATCCAAATCAAAGAGCAACTGCCGAAATATTTTATGGGAGAGGTTCAGTTTTGCACCACTAA ATGCGCGCTGAAGGAACTTGAGACTCTTTCAAAAGACCTGTATGGAGCGAAATTAATCCTGCAGAGGTTTCAGATCCGGAGATGTAAACACAAGGAGCCTGTTCCTGCCTCTCAGTGCCTGCTGTCGATGCTGGCAGAGACAAATGCACATCACTACTTTGTCGCCACGCAg GACAGAGAGTTGACTAAAGCTCTGATGGAGATCCCGGGCGTGCCCCTGATCTACATCGTCCTCAACACCATGGTGTTAGACAAACCGTCAGCGTGTTCAGTGAAGCATGTAGAGGCGGTGCAGCTGGGAGAGCTAGTGAGTCCTCATCAGCAACAGAGCCTCCAGAGCCTGAAAGTCGAGCAGGGCCTCAGTAAAGACGGTGAGGAGCGGCGGGGCAAGAAGCGCAAGAGAAAGGCAGGCAACCCGAACCCTCTCAGCTGtttgaaaaagaagaagaagaacccaATGGCACAGCAGCCCAAAATGACAGatggagagaagaagaggaggagcagACACAGGAAGAGGAGCGCTGCCGGGCCATCCGTCAGTGTCAACCCAAACCCCTCCAGTGCTCAGTCATGA